GAGCAGAGACAGTTCATCCACATCCTGCATGGATGAGATTGCCGGCTGGTTCATGGCCGTTGCCAGCGCTGATCGGATATATTCTTCGGTACACCGTCTGGCAAAAAAAGAGGCGATGGATCGCAGATAGTCTGCATGCGGCACGCTGCGCTCTCCCCCTGCGCAGACGGCTGATGTAAGACGGATCCAGGGAAAGATGTTTTGCCAGCATATTGTTTGGCGTGTTTGTTAAATTAAGCAAAAAGTTCAGTTTCTCTGAAAATTTCATGTAACCCTTCTTCTTTCTTCCTTACAGTACGTTGTATAGCTGTTGCTTACAGTATATCAGACGAAAAGAGCAGATTCAACGTTTGTCACGGAGCGTGACAAGGGGAGGCATTGACAAAGAATAAAAAAACTTTACAATAAAATTATAGAAAAAAGATCGGGGCGGGCCAGTCAGCCATAAAATTTGGCTCCGGAATCATAAAAGGGGAATAAATGGAACAGGCACAGGGTGTTTTTGAGGATAAAATCATCGTCGCCAACAGTGCGGCAACCACCGGGATTTTTGCGACAACGGGAGATCCGCTGAACGCAGGTATCCGGGCATATTTTGATATGGTGAATGCAGAAGGCGGGATCGACGGCAGACAGCTGATTTTTCTGCATGAGGATGATGCCTATGAGCAGGGGCGGGCGCAGACGGCACTGCGGCATTTTCTCCGGGAACGGAAGGTGTTTGCTTATGTGGGACATTTTGGTGCTCCTGCTGTGCGGGCAACGCTGGAGGAGATTCACGCATCCGGGATGCCGGTGGTGTATTTTGCCACAGGTATCGGGGAATTATATAAGGAAAAGGCAGAGACGGCAATGGACGGCGCCTGTTGTTTCCCAATCCAGCCCATCTATATCACCGAAGGCCGGGTGATGGTGGCCCGGGCGGTGGGCAATTTTGGCGCCAGAAGCATCGGTGTCATTCAGACGATGGACGATACGGGGAAGGATCTTGGTGCAGGTGTGAAAATGGCCTGCGAGAAGCTGGATCTTCCCTGTGAGATTTTCCAGATCCGGGCAGACGCCTGGGATGCGGATCGGGCAGCGGAAGGGATCAAAGCCCGTCAGCCGGATTTTGTCATTGTGGCAGCGGCGCAGGCGGCAGCGCCGGAGATTATCCGTACGCTGGCGGCCCATCATGTGAGAATTCCGGTATTTACCACCTATCTGAATATGGTGCTGACACTGGCCCAGCAGATTTTGCCGGTGACAGAAGGAATGTTTCCGGTGTATGCCTCCGGCTGGCTCAACTATGAGGAAGAGCGGGGGAAAAACCTGGAAGCAGCCTCAGAATGGCTGGGGGATTATGCCATGAACACGTATGCGCACTGCGGCTGGATCGGCGCCCATTTCCTCTGTGAGGGACTGCGGCGGCTGAAAGGACATGCGGTGACCTGGGAGAGCTTCCGGGAAGCGATGGAGGAGCGACCCATCATGAATCCCTTTGGCGGCATGATCGATTATGCCAGAGGCCGGCGGCTGGGAACCCAGGAGATGAGTATGTGGAAGCTGGATGGAAAAGCACTGATCGGCTGGAAAGAGGTGGACGGCCTTCGTTCCATCGGTGAGATCTTGCGGGGAATCGCATAATAGGCTATACTGGAAGAAAAGAACCGTTGCAGACTGATGTGCGACCTGCAGCGGTTCTTTTTGTACAATAACTGTATAAGGAGTAAAAGTTAATTGTCCAGGAATTCGCGGACTTTCTCAGCAAAGAGGTCTGTCCGTAAAATACCGGCCATGTGACCGTAGTCACTGTCCAGAATGTAAGACTCGGCATTGCCTCCCAGCGTGTTGATGCGGTCTGTCACCCAGGTGATGAACTCCCACGGGTGCAGGGCATCCTGTCTGCACGGTACGGCCAGTACCTTTGCGCGGATGCGGGATAATGCTTTGTCCAGATCGCCGCCGTAGGGGCGGGATACGTCATAATTGATGCACATACGACAGGTGTAGATCCAGTGGTTCAGATCTGTGTACGGAACAGACTGCATGACAACCGCGTTTAACGCTTTTTCGAAGGTGGTCTGTCCGGTGACACTTTCCAGGTTTTCCTGATCCTTCATGGTCTCTCTCGGGTAAACCCGTTCAAAGAAACCGGCGTGGAAAGCGGCTACGTTCATCATCTGCATGGCCAGCGCCAGACTTTCTGTGGGCTGTTTTTCCTGGTCGTAGTAATTGCCGTTGTTCCAGAGCGGATCCAGCTGTGCCACACGGATGCCGTGCTGCAGCGGGCTGAAGGAGCCGTATACCGGATGTCTCGGTGTGCCGATGACCGGAATGATCTTGTCCATCATATCCGGGTAGGCAACCGCCCACTGCCAGGAACACATGGCACCGAAGGACGGACCCATGACTGCTTTTAAGTGGGTGATCCCGAGAGATTCCAGCAGAAGCTTCTGGGTGTTGACAACGTCAAGCACTTCGGGAACCGGGAAATCCAGTGCATACGGTTTTCCTGTGGAAGGATTGAGGGTCATGGGGCCGGTGGTGACAACGGTGGGATTCTTGGGCCCGCAGTTGCACAGGTTATCCGAACAGATGACGAAATATTTATCTGTATCAACTGCTTTGCCTGGGCCGATGAGGCCGTCCCAGAAGCCGCTTACAGCGTCGTCCTCCGCATATTTTCCGGCACAATGGCTGGAAGCGGAAAAGTAGTGAGCAACAAGAATGGCATTGCTCTTGTCTGCATTCAGCGTGCCGTATGTCTCATAGCCCATCTGGACCGGGAGTGTACGGCCGTTCTGAAAGGAAAAGGAATCAATATGAAATACTTTTTTTTCTGCGATCAAACTCATAGAACTGTTTTCCTCTTTTCCTGATGAAATAAATGTTAAACGATACCTGCCAGTGCCATGATGATACAAAGGATGGTCAGGAAGATCGGCATGATAACGGTCAGAGGGAATACATGCTTGTAGGATCCCTTCGGTGTTACGCCGCATACGGTACACATGGTAATGAAGGTTGCGCAGTGCGGCAGAGTGTCCAGACCACAGCAGGCGATAACCATCAGACGATGGAAGGCTGCCGGGTTAATGCCTAAGTTCAGGTAGCTCTCCAGCATGGAGTTTGCGAAGATCTGCAGACCGCCAAGTGCTGTTCCGGTGATACCTGCAACGACGTTGACGGCAACGGCTGCGGATACGTACGGGTTGAAGGTGTGGGAAAGTCCCATAGCAAAATCCAGGAAATACTGGAAGCCGGGCGCGTTCTGTACAACACCTGCGAATCCCATTACACCGCCGGTCAGCATCAGAGCTGTGATGGAAGACCAGAAACCGGTGCAGAAGGTGGAAAGAACTTTGCCTTTCAGGGCAGAATAGTTAAATACAATAACGAGAACCGCTGCGGCCAGCAGAGAGGTGTTGATGCAGTCGATGGTTCCCATCTTCTCTTTTAAGAAGAACATCATTAAAATAACGACAACCAGAGGCAGGATGGAAGACCAGAACGGCGGAAGAGATTTCTCACCGGTCTCCTCGGCAAGATCTGTGCCGGATACCACATAGCCGTTTCCTTTTGCCTGCTCCTTCTTTGCTGCGATGGTGACGTATACGCAGGCAATGACAAGACCAACGATGCAGGCGATGGTTCCCATGACAGGTGCTGCGTAAGCGTTTGTGCCAAGCGCAGTCTGTGTCAGGATCGCATTGGTACTGGTGGGGTTGCCCGGCAGGCAGAGGCAAAGGGTAACGGATGCGCAGAGGAAAATACCAGGCATCAGTTCCTTGGTAATGTTTGCCTTACGGAACATGGGAGCGGCGATGGGGTATACTGCAAATACGATAACGAAAGCAGAGATACCGCCCATTGCCATCAGCAGCGTAACAACGATGCAGGCTACCGGCGCCCATTTGGTACCGAACAGCTTGAACAGCTGGGTGGCAACCGATTCGGCAGCGCCGCTGATCTTCATCAGTTCGCCGTATGCTGCGGCCAGACCGAAGATCAGGAAATAACTTCCTGCGAAATTTTTCATGCCGGTTGCGTAGGAATCGGAAAACGTTCCCCAGAACGGCATACCATTTGTGATGATGACGATTGCCGCTGCGATCAGAGAGGAGACGAAAGCGTTGACGCCTTTGTAACTCAGAACGATCAGGGCAGCAATGCCAAGGAGCAGACCAACTACACCTAAAACACTCATAAATAAAACCTCCTAATGATTTGATAAACTGATTGTAAACGAAATAAAAAATAAATAAAATATGTCTAAAGGGTTTGTCAATGACAGGGGAATTGTCATAAAATATGACATGATATGACAGAAAAAATATAAAATATGAATAAAAATGAAAAGAAACAAAGGAGAGAGACATGACAGCAACAGTGAAAAACAGAGGAAAAGAACTTTTTCTCGATATTTTTTATGACATCGCGGGGTCTTTATTCATGGCCATCGGTATTTTCTGCTTTATGGAGACGGCGGATATTGCGCCGGGCGGCGTATCGGGTGTGTCGATTATGATCAAGTATCTGTTCGGCGTGCCGGTGGGCTTTATGAGCCTGTGCATCAACGTGCCGCTGCTGATCCTGGCATGGAGATACAAGGGACGGGCCTTCACGATCAAAACGCTGAAAACGCTTTTGTTCAATACCATCATTCTGGATCTGGTTGTGACACCCTATTTTCCCCAGTACACCGGTGACCGGATGCTGGGCTCTATTTTTGGCGGCCTGTTTATGGGCGCGGGGCTGGCGCTGATCTTTATGCGGGGCAGCACCACCGGCGGCACGGATATTTTATCGTATCTGCTGGAGCTGAAATTTCCCCATATCCCCATCGGGACCATGCTCATGTTCATTGATTTCGTGATCCTGTCGGCTTCGGTGATGGTGTTCGGCAACATTGAGACAGGCCTGTTCGGCATGGTGGCGCTGTTTTGCCAGACAAAGGTCATTGACGGCGTGATCTACGGTATGGACAAGGGAAAAGCAGTTATGATCATGTCTCCCAGAAATCAGGCGATTGCCAACCGCGTGCTGGAAGAGATTGACCGCGGCGCCACATTCCTGAACGGCAGAGGTGTGTATTCCGGGAAAGACATGGAAGTGCTCTATGTGGTTGTCCGGGTGCCGGAGTTCCACCGGTTGAAGGAGATCGTCCGAGAGGAAGATCCACGGGCATTCATGACGGTGGCTGACGCCAGCCAGATACTGGGAGAGGGATTCCGGGAGTTAAAGAAGGATTAATACAATCTTTACGCCAACCATTGCATTCCTGCGGTATAATGGTATATGATATAGTGATACCAGTGGACGAAGGTCTGAGCCTGCGCATGCTTGCATGCAGGCAGGTGAAAGAACTTAGGACGCGCCCCGGCATGAGCATAAAAGTGAAGCGATAGCTTCACAATATGCGAATGATGGGAGAATTGCGGGAGTGCGAAGCACGAAGCAATTCGTAGGGTGTCACGTAAGATTATTAAAGAAAATGAAAAAGGGAACAGGATATGAATGTAATTATTGTTGGATGCGGACGAGTGGGTTCGACCCTGGCCGAACAGCTGGGGCAGGAAGGCCACGACGTGACCGTAGTAGATGAGGATGGCGCCCGTGTGCAGAAGGTGCTTGCAGATAACGACATTATGGGCGTGATCGGCAACGGCGCCAGCCACAGTGTGCTGATGGATGCGGGCATTGAGCAGGCGGATCTTCTGATCGCCGTGACGGATTCGGATGAACTGAACCTGTTGTGCTGCCTGCTGGCGAAGAAGGCGGGAGACTGCCAGACCATCGCCCGGGTCAGGAATCCGGTGTACAGCCAGGAGGGTGAGTTTATCAAGAAGAGCCTGGGGCTTTCCATGATCATCAACCCGGAGCTGGCGGCGGCAGCAGAGATCGCAAGAGTGCTGCGTTTCCCGAGAGCCATGGAGATCAATACCTTTTCCAGGGGCCGGGTGGAGATGCTGAAGTTTCGGATCGAATCGGGATCAATCCTGGAGGACTGCTCTCTGCTGGAATTCCGGGAACGGATGCACTGTGAGGTGCTGGTGTGCGCGGTAGAGCGGGGTACGGAGGTATTTATCCCGGATGGCCGGTTTGTGCTGAAAGCGAAGGATCGGGTATCCATTGTGGCAACCCCGCAGAATGCGGCTGCTTTTTTCCGGAAGATCGGTCTGGACACGCACCACGCCAAGGACGTGATGCTGATCGGCGGCGGAAGGATTGCCTTTTATCTGACGAAAATGCTGCTGGAAACGGGTATTCAGGTGAAAATCATCGAGCAGAGGAAAGAGCGCTGTGAAGAGCTGAGTGTGCTGCTTCCCAAAGCGATGATCATCAACGGAGACGGAACAGATAAGGAGACGCTGGTGGA
Above is a window of Oscillospiraceae bacterium NTUH-002-81 DNA encoding:
- a CDS encoding homoserine O-acetyltransferase encodes the protein MSLIAEKKVFHIDSFSFQNGRTLPVQMGYETYGTLNADKSNAILVAHYFSASSHCAGKYAEDDAVSGFWDGLIGPGKAVDTDKYFVICSDNLCNCGPKNPTVVTTGPMTLNPSTGKPYALDFPVPEVLDVVNTQKLLLESLGITHLKAVMGPSFGAMCSWQWAVAYPDMMDKIIPVIGTPRHPVYGSFSPLQHGIRVAQLDPLWNNGNYYDQEKQPTESLALAMQMMNVAAFHAGFFERVYPRETMKDQENLESVTGQTTFEKALNAVVMQSVPYTDLNHWIYTCRMCINYDVSRPYGGDLDKALSRIRAKVLAVPCRQDALHPWEFITWVTDRINTLGGNAESYILDSDYGHMAGILRTDLFAEKVREFLDN
- a CDS encoding ABC transporter substrate-binding protein, which translates into the protein MEQAQGVFEDKIIVANSAATTGIFATTGDPLNAGIRAYFDMVNAEGGIDGRQLIFLHEDDAYEQGRAQTALRHFLRERKVFAYVGHFGAPAVRATLEEIHASGMPVVYFATGIGELYKEKAETAMDGACCFPIQPIYITEGRVMVARAVGNFGARSIGVIQTMDDTGKDLGAGVKMACEKLDLPCEIFQIRADAWDADRAAEGIKARQPDFVIVAAAQAAAPEIIRTLAAHHVRIPVFTTYLNMVLTLAQQILPVTEGMFPVYASGWLNYEEERGKNLEAASEWLGDYAMNTYAHCGWIGAHFLCEGLRRLKGHAVTWESFREAMEERPIMNPFGGMIDYARGRRLGTQEMSMWKLDGKALIGWKEVDGLRSIGEILRGIA
- a CDS encoding YitT family protein, coding for MTATVKNRGKELFLDIFYDIAGSLFMAIGIFCFMETADIAPGGVSGVSIMIKYLFGVPVGFMSLCINVPLLILAWRYKGRAFTIKTLKTLLFNTIILDLVVTPYFPQYTGDRMLGSIFGGLFMGAGLALIFMRGSTTGGTDILSYLLELKFPHIPIGTMLMFIDFVILSASVMVFGNIETGLFGMVALFCQTKVIDGVIYGMDKGKAVMIMSPRNQAIANRVLEEIDRGATFLNGRGVYSGKDMEVLYVVVRVPEFHRLKEIVREEDPRAFMTVADASQILGEGFRELKKD
- the trkA gene encoding Trk system potassium transporter TrkA; the protein is MNVIIVGCGRVGSTLAEQLGQEGHDVTVVDEDGARVQKVLADNDIMGVIGNGASHSVLMDAGIEQADLLIAVTDSDELNLLCCLLAKKAGDCQTIARVRNPVYSQEGEFIKKSLGLSMIINPELAAAAEIARVLRFPRAMEINTFSRGRVEMLKFRIESGSILEDCSLLEFRERMHCEVLVCAVERGTEVFIPDGRFVLKAKDRVSIVATPQNAAAFFRKIGLDTHHAKDVMLIGGGRIAFYLTKMLLETGIQVKIIEQRKERCEELSVLLPKAMIINGDGTDKETLVEEGLERAGGFVTLTGLDEENVILSLFAKTCSKAKLVTKIKHINFNEVINELDLDTVIYPQNITAEYILQYVRAKQNAQGNNVETLYKIIEDRAEALEFRIQGEGPVTGMSLEQLSLKPNILIACISRGGQAIIPKGSDCMLPGDSVIVVTTNHGLKDISDILKTV
- a CDS encoding GntP family permease produces the protein MSVLGVVGLLLGIAALIVLSYKGVNAFVSSLIAAAIVIITNGMPFWGTFSDSYATGMKNFAGSYFLIFGLAAAYGELMKISGAAESVATQLFKLFGTKWAPVACIVVTLLMAMGGISAFVIVFAVYPIAAPMFRKANITKELMPGIFLCASVTLCLCLPGNPTSTNAILTQTALGTNAYAAPVMGTIACIVGLVIACVYVTIAAKKEQAKGNGYVVSGTDLAEETGEKSLPPFWSSILPLVVVILMMFFLKEKMGTIDCINTSLLAAAVLVIVFNYSALKGKVLSTFCTGFWSSITALMLTGGVMGFAGVVQNAPGFQYFLDFAMGLSHTFNPYVSAAVAVNVVAGITGTALGGLQIFANSMLESYLNLGINPAAFHRLMVIACCGLDTLPHCATFITMCTVCGVTPKGSYKHVFPLTVIMPIFLTILCIIMALAGIV